CCGCGAGGTCAGACCGGCTCAGACCGGCTCCCAGTGCCTGCAGGCCACCCGCTCACAACGAGGGTGGGGGGCCGCGCAACCAAAACGAGAGCGAGAGGGAGATGCAGCCCCCAGAGAAGGGGGCTCCCTGAAGCCCTGGCACGACCGGCTCACGGCCCGGGGCGCCCCAGCCCCGCACCTGCCTTGGTCCGCCCGTGGTGCGCGTTGAAGCAGTGCACCAGGTGGATGATACGCCGGGACGTGTCGTTGAGGTAGGAGATGGGCGGGAAGGTGTCCAGGCAGGTGGCGTGGAACTGGTTGCTGTCCTTCATGGTCAACTGGCCGAAGGCCTGGAAGTCGCGCTCCCTGATGCAGCGGGTCATCTCGGCCACGCGTGCCGGCACCAGCGCCTCGGCCCGGAACTGCAAGGCAGGCGGCCACTCCGTGAGCCGAGCAGAGCCATGGGGCCCGGCTTCCGAGCGCCCCGGGAGCCACCCGCCCAGCCGGCCGCGGCCTCACCCTGAGCAGGGCGCTGGTCTCCACGCTGGTCTGCATGCCCACCGTGCTGCCCATCGGCTTCCTCTCGGTGCTCACCTGCGGCGAGAGAGGGAGGTCTGCGCCACGCCCGCAGCCCCGGGAGCTGGGGAGGCCCTCCCGCCCCCAGCTCGGCCCTCCTGCTCACCACGAGGATGAGGACACGGAGTTCCGGCCAGTGTGACTCGGGGGCCACCTGACGGGCGATGCTGTCCTTCCCGTCGGCCCGCTCTCCCATCTGCCACTCCACGAAGCCGCCGTACAGGCTGCGGCAAGCGCTGCCCGAGCCCCTGCGGGCCACTTCCGACAGGTCGCTCTCCACGCCATAGACCCGGGCCAGGGTGTAGGCTGCAGGCAGTGATGGGGGCGGGGAGGCTCAGACAGACTGGAGGGTCCCTGGCCTGTGCTCAGTGCCACGGGAGGGGGGCACCCGGGGGACGGAGGCTCAGCCCCCAGCTCCACGGCTGGCATCCAGCACCCACGTGCTCATGCACTCAGCCTCCGCAGAGGGCTCTGGCGGGACGGGAAGCCTCCTGGGGACTGGGAGGCCTGTGTGCCGAGGGGCCGGAGAAAGCTTCTCTGAGAAGCTCTGAGGGGTGCTGTTTGGGGCACGGCCCAAGGCACAGAGGGCAAAAAGTGTGCACGCCTGGGGCTGCTGGCAGCGCTGGGCACAGGGCCAGAACTGGTCAAGGGTCTGATGCCAGGATGCGGACCTGCGGGTCCACGAGGCAGGCCGTCTGCCCCCGATGCAGCCTGGCTCAATGGTCTCAGGCTACATGGAGGACGTGACTCAGCTGCCCACCCCTGTGGTAAGTGCCTTTGCCCCCAGCTCGGGGGTGGGGGTCCCCGCTGGAGGGTGAGCCAGCAAaggggagggcagagcagagatTCAGAGGGAGGGATGGGCTCCCAGCAGGCCGTCCGAGAGCCTGGGGCTGGCCACAGCCCTTGGGATTCTGCTACATAAGCCAAGAAATCGTCCCCGCTTAGTTTAAGCCAGTTTGAGGGGCGTTCTGTCACGCACAGGGTCCTATACACGGAGCTCAGCGTTCAGACATGTGACACAGCCGAGGCCACGGTCCTATGCCCGGGGCACAGCACTGGGGCCCATCCCGGGCACCCACCTAGGCAGGCGTAGCCCGCCGCTGAGGAGGCCAGGCCCGCAGCCGTGGGGAAGTTGTTCACCGAGGCCACGTGCACCTTGTAGCTGAGGCTGAGGGGCAGCGGGTCCTCGTGGCCGTCGCTCCTCCGCTTGCGAGCCAGGCGACGGACTGCAAGGATAGGAGACAGCGCCATGGGTAAGCACGGCGGGGACCGGCCTCTGTCCAAGCTCCGCATGCAGACTTCCTTCTCGGgaggccccaggccccaggcccagctgtGCTGATGGGCGTCTGTGGCCCCTGGGGCGTGGGAGGTACGGGGGGGGTGGCGGCGGCAGCGCCTTCTGTGCACTCGGACCCGCCCAGCGCGAGGAAGGGGCACAGGGGAAGGAGCGGGCCTGGCCTGACCCCAGCATCCCCGGGGCCCCCACTCACTCTCCCTCAGGCAGGCCTGGAGGCGCGGCTGCCCCACGTCCTCCTCCCGGCCGTTTAGCCAAATCCGGTCCTCTGTGAAGTCCCTGCTGATGGCGGCCGTTGTGGTGGTTTTTAACTGGGAAAGAAAGTGCAGGGCCTCCTGAGTGGCGGGCATCGGCCAAGCACCCCTCTCTGCGGGGGCCTTTCCGGCCCTGGTCCCTCCTGGGCGCCCACTCAGGGCAGGTGGGCCGGGCTCAGGCGGTGAGAACACCCCATGGGCGTCCACTACCCAAGGCGCGGCCCATGCTCCCATCTCCTGGCAGAGAATGCAGGGCAGGGACCGCCAAGGAGGGGGCCAGgcgtgtgcatgcgtgtgcgCTGAGCACTCCTCACAGCGGGTGATGGCACGCACAGCATTCATTGGCTGGGGATTCGCTGCCACCATCTGTAAACAAAGgttttgtaaatatcttttcGGGGTGTATCACCAGCCCAGGCTCACCTGATCCTGGTGCAACGTGACACTCAGAGAGGAGTTGATGGGCAGGATCAGCTCCTCGTCTCGCTTTCCCCCTGGAACACATGGCCCACGGCAAAGCCGGTCAGTGTCCCAGCCCAGCAGACTGGCGCACTGTTGCTCCCGCCCACcaacaccccacccctccccacccccactgccaccCCACAGCTCCCCAGTTGCCTGGACCCTGCTCTCTCACTGCACAATCTAAGTCCTCTTCCTGCTGTGCCCCCGCCTTCAGGAAGCCCTCCTGGATTGCTCCCCCACTTCACTTAGCTCCCGAGAGCAGGGCTGGACCCCTTGCTTCActgcttctgttttgtctttcactcactcaacaaatagCCTCGGAGCGCCTACCAGGTGCTGAGTGCTCTGATTATAAGGCCCTTGCCTTTTCCTCCCAAACAGAAGGAGCCCCAGTTACTGAAAACTCTTCAAATCTCCCTGTTCGTATCCCTTGGAGACAGCATTCCCCCCACTTCCGCTGAGCACTTCCCCTCCTGTCATATCACAGCAAACACAGGAGACCTTCCAGAAAGTCCAAAATTTCAAATCCATTGTTAGGCACAGGTGCTGCACTTTTGTGCAGGGTCTTTGGGGTGGCAGACAGTTACGGGACACAAGAAAGACGAATCCTGGTAGGTAATACAGGAAAGTCCAGAAGGATCCCCCATAAACACGCCCAACTGGTTTCTGACAAAAGTGCAAAAGCAGTTCCTCGGAGGAGGCGCAGCCTCTTCTGAAAAGACTGCTGGGTCACTGGACATCCACCACTGAGCAGAGCTGAGCCCCACATCTCAGACCTTGgacaaaaaaaatcactcagaATGAATCACAGACTTAGATTTAAAACGTAAAACCctaaaacttttaggaaaaaacatAAACACTCTTCAGGACGTAGGACTAGGAAAGACGGCTCTGACTTGGTAGGAAGGATGGAGAAGGTGACCCACTGGAGCCCTTTTAACAACCTCAGCCCTTTGAAAGACCCTGTTAGGGGGATGGAGAGAGAAGCTACAcggtgggagaaaatatctgcaaaccacaCATCCAGCAAGAATTagtatctaaaatacaaagcGAACTTTCAAAACTCAACGGTAAAAAGCAGACAATTCAGTTAGAATGTGGACGAAAGTCCTAAAGAGACATTTTACATAAGACTCTCAGAGGGCAAGCAAATGAGCACTGGGAAAGCTGTTCAACAACACTGAGCGGCAGGAGAACACAAActaaagccacagtgagatgtcaCCAcccacccatcagaatggctaaaataacaGCTGGTGACAACACCGCATGCGGAAAAGCTGGATCACACCTACACTATATGTTGTTGGTAGggatgaaaaatggtacagccacgcGGGAAAagtgtgtttctttaaaaaaccaaacatgcAACCACCCTATGGCCTAGCAACTGTACTCCGGGCCATTTATCCAGaagaatgaaaacttatgttcacacaaaaacctgtacaggAAAGTTTacggcagctttattcataattgacccaaactggaaacagcccagctGCCTTGAAAGGGCATATGGCCAAGCAAACTGTGGCCCCTCTACGCTGGGAACGGAACAGAAGAGAATAACTGACTCCAAGATTCACCCGGGCGACTCTCCAGAAACTAGTGAGCAAGAAGAGCGAATCCCAGGGGCATTCCTGAGACCAGAACAAGACAGACACGGAGAGCAGGTGGAGGTGGCAGAGTGGGCGTGACCATGGGAGCCAAGCCCCCGCGGGGACGGGCGACCTGTATGGACTGTGTCTCCCGGTGTCTAGCCCCGCGGGGACGGACGTCCCTTAAGGACAGTGCCCCCAGGTGTCCCGGCTGCAGGTGGTGCCAGCTCCGCGATCGCACTGCCCTGCCGGGTGGAGGGCGCGGCGGGTCCTCACACGTGCACGCGGACACACAATCTCATCCAGACGAGGGCCCAGCCCACCTGCCGCGGCCGGAGGACCCGGTCCACCGCCCAAACCGGCccctccgagcctcagtttccccgtccGCAGGGCCCCCACATCCCGCGCCCCGAGGCCCGCCACTCACAGTACTTGATGACCGCGATGTTGACCGGCGCGGTGCAGGTCACCACCTCGAGCCGCTTCTCCGAGGCCATGGCCGAAAAACAGCGCGACCCCAGCTCCCGGCAAAAGGCCTTTCCTACCCGCGCCGCAGCCAGCCCCGCGATTGGTCCGCGTCGCCCCACCTGCTCGCGTGCTGCCCAATCAGCGGCGGGCCCTGTCCACGCTCCACCTCTCAGCCAATGAGCGGGATCGGACGATGGACTGCAGACGCTGAGCCCGCCCCCGCTGGCCAGCGGACGCGCTCCGGCTCTGCGCAGGCGTGGGGGTCTGTCCCAACGCGGTGTCCGCGCAGGCGCCGGCTCTGCGCAGGCGCGTGGCGGCGGCCTTACCGGTAGCGCGGGGGTCCCTGAGGTCGAAGACTCGGGGTGAAAGCTGCTCTCAGCTCGGCAGGATGCGGGCCCCGCCGCCCGGGGTTCCCATAGACTCCCCGCCCCTTGGGCGACCTGTTCCTGGTTGGCGGGCTGCTCAGGGAGGAGCTCCTTCGGAGATAGGTGCTTTCAAACCCCGCTCCCCTTTTTTTAAGCTCCATATAAGCAAGGATTCTTTTTTCCTGGTTGAAGTGGGTTGCCACATTTATATTGACTCTTTTATTGCtgtaaaatgtaccattttaaccacttttaagcgtgcagttctgtggcattaagtatcTTTATATCGCTGGGCAGCAATCCCCACCCTCCATCTCCGGAGCGTTTTTTCTTAAACTGGAACTCTATTCCTTACACAGTAACTcccaatttcccccttccctttgtaaaaatttatttttagctttaaaaTGATTCAGGTGTCAGTGAAGATAGGAGTATGTGATATAAATTCTCTCACTCTGGGGGCTGCCGCCCCAAGTTCTGTTCCTGAAAGTATCAACAAATAGCTTTCTTCCCCTTCGGTGTTTCTTAGAGATCATCCCCGATGATCTAGACTTGCCATAACTTGTCCACCGTGTCCCCTGTTGGTTGACAGTCGGGTTGTTAACCAATTTTTGGACACAAGCTGCTTTTTTGAGCAAGTGTGAGTTCTGTAGGAGAAATCCCTGGAATTGGCGTTGCTGGGCCCAGCAGGATGTGCCTAAAGTAATGTGGATAGCTTTTGGCAGGTTCCTTCTGGAAGTCCATTGATCATTGAAGCCCAGCCACCAAGTAAGGGAGCCCGAACCTTCCCCAGCACGGCGGCTCCCCCTCTGCCTGACACAtgaaaaatggtatctcactgCCGTTCACAGCTGTGTTTCTGATGGTtgttattttaagtttttcttggAATCACTTTTCGGTTTCATGCAAAGCCACTGAAACTTCTTTGAAGAGTTGCTGGTGGATTGCTCTGGACAGCGGTCGCGGTGTGTTCTCTGAGCCACAGAAGAAAGGTCACCCGTGAACCTCAGTGATTTATGCTCTGCCATGGTAGTGACGTAAGG
This genomic window from Mesoplodon densirostris isolate mMesDen1 chromosome 19, mMesDen1 primary haplotype, whole genome shotgun sequence contains:
- the MVD gene encoding diphosphomevalonate decarboxylase codes for the protein MASEKRLEVVTCTAPVNIAVIKYWGKRDEELILPINSSLSVTLHQDQLKTTTTAAISRDFTEDRIWLNGREEDVGQPRLQACLREIRRLARKRRSDGHEDPLPLSLSYKVHVASVNNFPTAAGLASSAAGYACLAYTLARVYGVESDLSEVARRGSGSACRSLYGGFVEWQMGERADGKDSIARQVAPESHWPELRVLILVVSTERKPMGSTVGMQTSVETSALLRFRAEALVPARVAEMTRCIRERDFQAFGQLTMKDSNQFHATCLDTFPPISYLNDTSRRIIHLVHCFNAHHGRTKVAYTFDAGANAVIFTLDDTVAEFVAAVRHSFPPELNGDKFLKGLPVEPVPLSDKLKAALGADTTPGGIKYIIATQVGPGPQVLDDPGAHLLGPDGLPKAAA